Within the Flavobacterium sp. 9R genome, the region CTTTAGGAACTATTACTTTTAAAGTTTTACCTTTTTCTATGGCACTCCAATCGTCTACATCAAATTGTAGCGAGACAAACCCAGATGTAGGAACATTTTCAATAAAAACGTCTCCAAATTTATTAACAAAATTTGTAATTGCCCCATTATGTCCAAAAAGAATTACACTATCAAATTCATTTTTACAAGATTTAATCACCTTAGCTAATTGGTTTTCATCAAAAGTATACAGCTCCTCTTTGTAAATAATACTCTCGATAGGATAGGATAAATTTTGAGCAAAAATTAAAGCAGTTTGAGAAGCTCGTTCTGCCACACTTGTCCAAAACAAATAGGTTTTAGGCAAATACTTTGAAACATAGCTAGATACGAGATGTGCCGCTTGTAGCCCATTTTTAGACAAAGGTCTATCCCTATCTTTTAAGGGGGTTTCCCAACTTGATTTTGCGTGTCGAACTAAGATTAAATTTTTCATAATGCTTCCGTTTTTTTAGTTCAAATACTTTTAGATACAGGCCTATATTTTTACCTATAAATCTATTTTTCAGACACTTAAATTACGTTTATTTTTTTAGTCTGAATTGAACTAAATATAAATTAACAATTGTTTAGTGTTTCTCTTGATTACAAAATCAGAATTATTCTATACCCTTTTTAGAATAAAAGATGACAAAATACTGAATTCTAGATTTTTAACTCATTACAGGAATTTATACGTAGGAATTTAAATATGTAAAATTTAACAAGCGTTAAATAAACCAAAAAATATAACAAAAAAATGCTTTTTAACGAGTTTTTAGGTTATTGATAGAAAAAAAAAAGGGAATATTTTCTTTGTATCTAATTTTGAGGTAGTTAATAAAAATATAAATTGTTTCTTAAAATTATATGCAATGAAATTTAAAACTACTTCAAACGAAATACAGTTATTCTATTCCATTATCACTTCTCGACTAAACTTTACTATAAGCAGGAACTTAATAATTATTGCATTACTTATAGTAAGCACTACTTTTTCATATTCTCAAAGCTCTTGCAAGGCCAAATTACAAGTTGAAAAAAGCAGAAACTCCAGAAGCATAACTTCAGAAGGAACACAATACAAATTGGAATTAACAAATGACAATTTTAATAGTGCCAATTATACTTTGAAAGCTGTAAATATCAATGCTTCTTGTTCGAATAATGATGGAAGCTCCACTTCTGGCAATGTGAATTTAACCATTTTTTTTACGGATCTAGATTCAAATCCTATAACCGAGTTAAGTTTAAATCCGGGAGAGACAAAATCTTTTTTAGCTAAAATTGGATTACCCTCTGGCACTCCCTTCAATAAATGGAATTGCACT harbors:
- a CDS encoding histidine phosphatase family protein; this translates as MKNLILVRHAKSSWETPLKDRDRPLSKNGLQAAHLVSSYVSKYLPKTYLFWTSVAERASQTALIFAQNLSYPIESIIYKEELYTFDENQLAKVIKSCKNEFDSVILFGHNGAITNFVNKFGDVFIENVPTSGFVSLQFDVDDWSAIEKGKTLKVIVPKDLK